In one Synechococcales cyanobacterium T60_A2020_003 genomic region, the following are encoded:
- a CDS encoding YjbQ family protein, which yields MMLYQKILSMSTRGKSIQRITSPIQDVVRESGIEMGLCTVFVRHTSASLIIQENADPDVLRDLEQFFSKLVPEDNPYIHSTEGSDDMPAHIRSVLTKTSEQIPIAQGRLLLGTWQGIYLWEHRTRGHQREVVVHISGK from the coding sequence ATGATGCTGTACCAAAAAATTCTGTCGATGAGCACCCGTGGTAAATCGATTCAGCGAATTACCTCTCCGATTCAGGATGTGGTTCGCGAGTCGGGAATCGAGATGGGGCTATGTACGGTCTTTGTGCGGCACACCTCCGCCAGCTTAATCATTCAGGAGAACGCTGACCCGGATGTGCTTCGCGATTTGGAGCAATTCTTCTCCAAACTGGTTCCAGAAGACAACCCCTACATCCACAGCACCGAAGGCTCTGACGACATGCCTGCCCACATTCGCTCGGTTCTGACTAAAACCTCGGAGCAAATTCCGATCGCCCAAGGACGGCTGCTGCTGGGCACCTGGCAAGGGATTTACCTATGGGAGCATCGAACACGGGGACATCAGCGCGAGGTGGTAGTTCATATTTCTGGGAAGTAA
- a CDS encoding PPC domain-containing protein gives MSPSNQVDVFKVNVSKTSSVSASLSKLKANATIQLFDKKKSAVDQASFTKGGQGRGILRNLTRGIYYLQVSLTKGKKTAYELQLDAAKPRVPNRATMPSSAQHWTPARYLYRQTID, from the coding sequence CTGAGTCCGTCAAATCAGGTTGACGTTTTCAAAGTTAACGTTTCTAAAACAAGCAGCGTTTCAGCCTCGCTGAGCAAATTGAAAGCCAACGCCACGATTCAACTCTTTGACAAGAAGAAAAGTGCTGTTGATCAAGCCAGTTTCACAAAGGGAGGCCAAGGTAGAGGCATTCTCCGCAACCTCACACGGGGGATTTACTACCTTCAGGTCAGTCTCACCAAAGGTAAAAAGACCGCCTACGAGCTTCAATTAGACGCAGCTAAACCCCGCGTCCCGAACCGGGCAACGATGCCAAGCAGCGCTCAACATTGGACGCCTGCGCGGTACCTATACCGACAAACGATTGATTAA
- the menB gene encoding 1,4-dihydroxy-2-naphthoyl-CoA synthase, with the protein MQVEWQVAKSYEDILYHKADGIAKITINRPHKRNAFRPKTVFELYDAFIDAREDSTIGVVLFTGVGPHTDGKYAFCSGGDQSVRGEAGYVDEAGIPRLNVLDLQRLIRSMPKVVIALVAGYAIGGGHVLHLICDLTIAADNAIFGQTGPKVGSFDGGFGASYLARIVGQKKAREIWFLCRQYDAQQALDMGLVNCVVPVEQLEAEGIQWASEILQKSPIAIRCLKSAFNADCDGQAGLQELAGNATMLYYMTEEGAEGKQAFLEKRPPNFRQYPWRP; encoded by the coding sequence ATGCAAGTTGAGTGGCAGGTTGCCAAATCCTACGAAGACATTCTGTATCACAAGGCGGATGGGATCGCGAAAATCACCATCAACCGTCCCCACAAACGCAACGCCTTCCGACCCAAAACCGTATTTGAACTCTACGACGCATTTATCGATGCCCGCGAAGATTCCACCATTGGCGTTGTCCTATTCACAGGCGTAGGCCCCCACACCGATGGCAAATATGCTTTCTGCTCCGGTGGCGACCAAAGTGTACGCGGCGAAGCGGGATACGTCGATGAGGCTGGGATTCCTCGCCTAAACGTGTTGGATCTGCAACGGCTGATTCGTTCGATGCCCAAAGTGGTGATTGCGCTGGTAGCAGGCTACGCAATCGGAGGTGGTCATGTGCTGCACTTGATTTGTGACCTCACGATTGCCGCTGATAATGCCATCTTTGGACAAACCGGGCCCAAGGTGGGTAGCTTTGATGGTGGATTCGGGGCAAGCTACCTGGCACGTATTGTAGGTCAGAAAAAAGCTCGTGAAATCTGGTTTTTATGCCGTCAGTACGATGCTCAGCAAGCGCTAGACATGGGGCTGGTCAACTGTGTCGTACCCGTGGAGCAGCTTGAGGCCGAAGGGATTCAATGGGCATCGGAAATTTTGCAGAAGAGTCCGATTGCGATTCGGTGCCTCAAGTCAGCCTTTAATGCAGATTGCGATGGTCAAGCGGGACTCCAGGAACTGGCTGGAAATGCCACCATGCTCTATTACATGACGGAAGAGGGCGCGGAAGGCAAGCAGGCGTTTCTGGAGAAGCGGCCTCCCAACTTTCGGCAGTATCCATGGCGACCTTAG
- a CDS encoding Uma2 family endonuclease, with product MNSSALSLPTPLILDLALTDDQFFQLCQTHQDLKFERSASGELVIMAPTGGNTGKRNVKLTTQLDIWNTQTQMGEVFDSSTGFILPSGANRSPDASWVRRDRWDALTPEQQERFVPLCPDFVVELLSPSDSLERTRAKMVEYIDNGAQLGWLINRQQRQVEIYRPEQVPEVLDSPTVLSGETVLPGFTLDLVPIW from the coding sequence ATGAATTCCAGTGCCCTGTCCCTACCCACTCCGCTCATTCTCGACTTGGCGTTGACCGATGACCAATTTTTTCAGCTTTGCCAAACCCATCAAGACCTGAAATTTGAGCGCAGTGCATCGGGAGAATTAGTCATCATGGCACCCACCGGAGGAAATACGGGTAAGCGCAACGTTAAGTTAACGACTCAACTCGATATTTGGAATACCCAAACCCAGATGGGCGAGGTGTTTGATTCATCGACCGGATTCATCCTACCTAGCGGCGCAAACCGATCGCCCGATGCCTCCTGGGTGCGGCGCGATCGCTGGGATGCCCTAACCCCAGAGCAGCAGGAACGATTTGTGCCCCTCTGTCCTGATTTTGTGGTGGAGCTTCTATCGCCGAGTGACTCCCTAGAACGCACCCGCGCCAAGATGGTGGAGTATATCGACAACGGTGCCCAACTGGGATGGTTAATTAATCGTCAGCAGCGGCAGGTGGAAATCTACCGTCCAGAGCAGGTTCCAGAGGTTCTGGATTCGCCAACGGTGCTTTCCGGGGAAACTGTTTTACCAGGGTTTACGTTAGATCTAGTTCCTATCTGGTAA
- a CDS encoding type II/IV secretion system protein, which translates to MQSPSVSSSSSSVWQKLRKREITCEQALHLLVDGKGTVNLQGLDSDVSYRFLREFPNPSNLPPVIPLLLWRNCYYLGSPVDLDPQTIRQLSDRTFTEIKVVPISDRSYRSWYHTQNFDHSQISAEPLVNPLTGEVETENISEVTELYLSKAADQISRIRTIISGALRNRASDIHLEPVDDGLRVRYRIDGVLRDITTLPKDISRRVIVALKVMSNMDIAESRRPQDARIGERYATGEELGIGLDMRVSTLPCVGGEKAVVRLLPNQNPFVSLEDIGFTPKALKTYKHWISQPQGMIIFTGPTGSGKTSTLYTSLQEVATEFVNVTTIEDPIEYVLSRITQTQVNELAGMTFAAGLRAILRQDPDIVMVGEIRDHETAETAVRAALTGHLVFTTLHTNDALGAIPRIKDIGPDPGLISDALLGIVAQRLVRTVCPHCAEAYDPTPDDLEVLGLERSRANPSRWRKGRGCARCFHSGYLGREAIIELLDIDETIQQLIYEGTMPDLRRYLKEIDFQSFRIAAIAKVTSGITTIEEVKRVLPSSALRHPLSRTLKSLKTIEHPAASGG; encoded by the coding sequence ATGCAATCTCCCTCCGTGTCAAGCTCTTCGTCTTCCGTGTGGCAAAAGTTACGCAAGCGTGAAATCACCTGCGAGCAAGCATTGCACCTGTTGGTAGACGGGAAAGGGACGGTCAACCTTCAGGGATTGGATTCGGACGTTAGCTATCGGTTTCTGCGTGAATTTCCCAATCCCAGCAACTTACCTCCCGTCATTCCCTTGCTGCTATGGCGCAATTGCTACTACCTAGGCAGTCCTGTAGACCTCGATCCGCAGACAATTCGACAATTGAGCGATCGCACCTTTACGGAAATTAAAGTCGTTCCCATTAGCGATCGCAGCTATCGGAGTTGGTACCATACCCAGAACTTTGACCATTCCCAAATTTCGGCAGAACCGTTGGTCAATCCCCTCACGGGTGAGGTGGAAACGGAAAATATTAGCGAAGTCACCGAACTCTACCTCTCCAAAGCCGCCGATCAGATTAGCCGCATTCGGACAATTATCTCCGGTGCTCTCCGCAACCGAGCCAGCGACATTCACCTTGAACCTGTGGATGACGGTTTGCGCGTCCGTTATCGGATTGATGGCGTGCTGCGCGATATCACGACCTTACCCAAGGACATTAGCCGTCGGGTGATTGTTGCGCTGAAAGTCATGTCGAATATGGACATTGCGGAGAGTCGTAGACCGCAGGATGCCCGGATTGGGGAACGGTACGCTACAGGTGAGGAACTCGGCATTGGGCTAGATATGCGGGTGAGTACGTTGCCCTGCGTGGGGGGAGAGAAAGCAGTTGTCCGCCTTTTGCCGAACCAGAATCCGTTTGTGAGCTTAGAGGACATTGGCTTTACGCCGAAGGCTCTTAAGACTTACAAGCACTGGATTAGTCAGCCCCAGGGCATGATCATTTTTACAGGGCCAACCGGATCGGGAAAAACCAGCACGCTCTACACCAGCTTGCAGGAAGTAGCAACGGAATTTGTGAACGTGACCACCATTGAAGACCCGATTGAGTACGTGCTGTCCCGTATTACCCAAACCCAGGTCAATGAGCTAGCTGGGATGACCTTTGCGGCTGGCCTCCGGGCAATTTTGCGGCAGGATCCGGATATTGTGATGGTGGGCGAAATCCGCGACCATGAAACCGCCGAAACCGCAGTTCGAGCCGCCCTCACCGGACACCTGGTGTTCACCACCCTACACACCAACGACGCACTGGGCGCTATTCCCCGGATTAAAGATATTGGCCCTGACCCGGGCTTAATTAGCGATGCGCTCTTGGGGATTGTGGCTCAGCGCTTGGTGCGAACAGTCTGTCCCCACTGCGCCGAAGCCTACGATCCGACGCCGGATGATTTGGAGGTGCTGGGACTGGAGCGATCGCGCGCCAATCCATCCCGTTGGCGCAAGGGGCGGGGCTGTGCCCGCTGCTTCCATTCCGGTTACTTGGGACGGGAAGCGATTATCGAGTTGTTAGACATTGACGAGACCATTCAGCAGTTGATCTACGAAGGCACGATGCCGGATCTACGGCGCTACCTGAAGGAAATTGATTTTCAATCCTTCCGCATTGCGGCGATCGCCAAAGTCACCTCCGGGATCACCACGATTGAGGAAGTCAAGCGAGTTCTGCCGTCCAGTGCGTTGCGCCACCCCCTGAGTCGAACCCTGAAATCCCTGAAAACGATAGAACATCCGGCGGCTAGCGGTGGGTGA